The following proteins are encoded in a genomic region of Anabas testudineus chromosome 13, fAnaTes1.2, whole genome shotgun sequence:
- the p4ha3 gene encoding prolyl 4-hydroxylase subunit alpha-3, with product MKTFTRVYLSWSLLTVAVLPWSSGEMYTSLLNVKEAISVERKLIDYLRTYIDHELQRLQDVRRFYAKVSDLHNELYKGSETAMANPLAAFTLIKRLHSEWLNVVYSNEALENAQALRSSFEEEAADLPKLEDLQGAAKGLMRLQDVYALQVASLARGRFQRVTNGKPVDVYMPAASVPLSGDDCFLVGKVAYEQEDYYHSVQWLEESVRLFRGTGGEWSPENEGTLEDALDHLAFSHFKTGNVSYALSLSQELLHYDPTNGRVLQNVEKYEKLLFAATPSRGDVLRRPTTNYLRTRDTYERLCQTQGSQPVHFENPRLFCDYFTNDDPGLLLLPLRREVLSLQPYVVLYHNFITDTEAEDIKRVAQPGLRRSVVAAGEKQATADYRISKSAWLKGSAHSIVDKLDQRISMVTGLNVKHPYGEYLQVVNYGIGGHYEPHFDHATSPSSPVFKLKTGNRVATFMIYLSSVEAGGSTAFIYTNFSVPVVEKAAIFWWNLHRNGQGDVDTLHAGCPVLIGDKWVANKWIHEYGQEFLHRCSLNPAE from the exons ATGAAAACTTTTACACGTGTTTACCTAAGTTGGTCTCTGTTGACTGTAGCTGTGCTGCCCTGGTCTTCAGGAGAAATGTATACGTCGCTTTTGAACGTGAAGGAGGCGATTAGTGTTGAACGGAAGCTGATCGATTACTTGAGGACTTACATCGACCATGAgctgcagaggctgcaggatgtcAGACG CTTTTATGCTAAGGTGTCTGACCTTCACAATGAACTCTACAAAGGTTCAGAGACTGCGATGGCAAACCCACTGGCGGCGTTCACCCTCATCAAGCGCCTGCATTCAGAGTGGCTGAATGTGGTCTACAGCAACGAAGCCCTGGAGAATGCACAAG CTCTCAGGTCCAGTTTcgaggaggaagcagctgatcTGCCCAAGCTGGAAGACCTCCAGGGGGCTGCTAAAGGACTGATGAGGCTGCAGGACGTGTATGCCCTCCAAGTTGCAAGCCTTGCAAGGGGTCGTTTCCAGCGAGTCACCAATGGAAAGCCTGTAGACGTCTATATGCCTGCAGCGTCTGTCCCACTGTCTGGGGATGACTGCTTTCTCGTTGGAAAG GTGGCCTACGAGCAGGAAGACTACTACCACTCAGTGCAGTGGTTGGAGGAGTCGGTGCGTCTCTTCAGGGGAACAGGAGGCGAGTGGAGCCCTGAGAATGAAGGGACTTTAGAAGATGCTCTGGATCATCTGGCCTTCTCTCACTTTAAA ACAGGAAACGTCTCCTACGCTCTGAGTCTATCTCAGGAGTTACTGCATTATG ATCCGACAAATGGAAGAGTTTTGCAGAATGTAGAGAAATatgagaagctgctgtttgctgctacACCATCCAGGGGTGATGTGTTGAGGAGACCCACCACCAACTATTTAAGGACCAGGGACACTTACGAGAGACTCTGCCAGACCCAAGGTTCTCAG CCAGTGCATTTTGAAAACCCCCGACTATTCTGCGACTACTTCACCAACGATGATCccgggctgctgctgctgccactaaGACGTGAAGTGCTGAGCTTGCAGCCGTATGTGGTCCTATACCACAACTTCATAACTGACACAGAAGCTGAAGACATTAAGAGGGTTGCCCAGCCTGGA TTGAGAAGATCTGTTGTGGCAGCTGGAGAGAAACAAGCAACAGCAGACTATCGCATCAGCAAGAG TGCGTGGCTGAAGGGCTCAGCCCACTCCATTGTTGACAAGTTGGACCAGAGGATCTCCATGGTCACTGGTCTCAATGTGAAGCACCCTTATGGCGAGTACCTCCAAGTGGTGAATTATGGGATTGGTGGTCATTATGAGCCACACTTTGACCACGCCACC TCACCTTCGAGCCCTGTGTTCAAGCTAAAAACTGGGAATCGAGTGGCAACGTTTATGATATAT CTCAGCTCTGTTGAGGCAGGTGGGTCCACAGCCTTCATCTACACCAACTTCAGCGTTCCTGTCGTGGAG aaAGCTGCCATCTTCTGGTGGAATCTCCATAGAAATGGTCAAGGTGACGTAGACACTCTTCATGCTGGCTGCCCTGTGCTTATTGGAGACAAATGGG TGGCAAACAAATGGATCCATGAGTATGGCCAAGAGTTCCTACATCGCTGCAGCCTGAATCCTGCAGAGTGA